The Pelobates fuscus isolate aPelFus1 chromosome 2, aPelFus1.pri, whole genome shotgun sequence genome has a segment encoding these proteins:
- the LOC134585675 gene encoding dnaJ homolog subfamily B member 6, translating to MVEYYSILGVNKNASADDIKKAYRKLALKWHPDKNPDNKDEAERRFKEVAEAYEVLSDAKKRDIYDRYGKEGLTNNGGGGGGGSHFDNPFEFGFTFRSPDDVFREFFGGRDPFSFDLFDDPFDDFFGNRRGPRAPRNRPAGGPFFSAFGGFPSFGGGFSPFDTGFTSSFGSIGHGGFTSFSSSSFGGSGMGNFKSVSTSTKMINGRKITTKRIVENGQERVEVEEDGQLKSLTINGKEQMLRLDNK from the coding sequence ATGGTGGAATACTATTCTATTTTAGGAGTTAATAAGAACGCCTCAGCAGATGACATTAAAAAAGCATACCGCAAGTTAGCCCTAAAGTGGCATCCAGATAAAAATCCAGACAATAAGGACGAAGCTGAGAGGCGTTTTAAAGAAGTCGCGGAAGCATATGAAGTATTATCCGATGCTAAAAAGAGGGATATCTATGACCGATATGGAAAGGAAGGATTAACCAACAacggaggtggtggtggtggtggaagtCATTTTGACAATCCGTTTGAATTTGGATTCACATTCCGTAGTCCTGATGATGTCTTCAGGGAATTTTTTGGAGGAAGAGATCCATTTTCGTTTGACTTATTTGATGATCCATTTGATGACTTCTTTGGTAATAGGAGAGGACCCAGGGCACCCAGAAATAGACCTGCTGGAGGCCCCTTTTTCTCTGCTTTTGGTGGTTTCCCTAGCTTTGGAGGGGGCTTCTCTCCATTCGACACAGGCTTTACGTCTTCATTTGGTTCAATCGGACATGGCGGCTTCACTTCATTTTCCTCTTCGTCATTTGGAGGATCAGGAATGGGTAACTTCAAATCTGTATCAACCTCAACCAAAATGATTAATGGCAGGAAAATAACCACAAAGAGAATTGTTGAGAACGGACAAGAACGAGTCGAAGTTGAAGAAGACGGGCAGTTAAAGTCCTTAACAATAAATGGTAAGGAGCAGATGCTACGCTTGGATAACAAGTAA